From Candidatus Xianfuyuplasma coldseepsis:
TGTCGACCCAAAAGATAATAACGGTGTTGGGATTCATTTAACCTTAGAAGTCTCACTGCACCTAGGAAACAACGTTGTTCGTACGATTGCAATGGATGGTACGGATGGAGTTGTTCGCGGTATGGACGTTGTCGATACAAATGCACCGATTACGGTTCCAGTTGGAACGAAAACCTTAGGTCGTATTTTTAACGTCTTAGGGGAGGAAATTGATGGAAAAGAAGCGTTGGGTAAAGACGTACCACGTAATCCCATTCATCGTCCTGCACCCAAATTGGAAGACATCAGTAGTGAAGTAGAAATTCTCGAAACTGGAATCAAAGTCGTCGATTTATTGGCCCCGTATATTAAAGGTGGTAAAATCGGTCTCTTTGGTGGTGCTGGTGTTGGGAAAACGGTATTAATCCAAGAGTTAATCAACAACATTGCCCAAGAACACGGAGGAATCTCCGTATTTGCTGGTGTTGGTGAACGGACTCGTGAAGGGAATGACTTATATCATGAAATGACCGAAAGTGGCGTTATTGAAAAAACAGCCATGGTCTTCGGTCAGATGAATGAACCACCGGGAGCACGGATGCGTGTCGGGTTAACCGGATTAACCTTGGCGGAACACTTCCGTGACGAAGAACATCAAGACGTATTGTTCTTCATTGACAACATCTTCCGTTTTACTCAAGCGGGTAGTGAAGTATCCGCGATGTTGGGGCGAATGCCTTCAGCAGTTGGATATCAACCCACGTTGGCAACAGAAATGGGAAAATTGCAGGAACGGATTACAACGACAAAAGAAGGTTCAATCACCTCGATTCAAGCCGTCTATGTACCTGCCGATGACTATACTGATCCAGCGCCTGCGACAACGTTTACCCACTTGGATGCCACAACAAACCTAAGTCGAAAGATTTCCGAAGAGGGAATTTATCCTGCGGTGGATCCGCTTGCATCGACCTCTCGAGCATTGGCTCCGGAGATTGTTGGTGAGGAACATTATGAAGTAGCACGAGAAGTGCAACGGACGATACAGCGCTATAATGAACTTCTAGATATTATCGCGATCCTCGGGATGGATGAATTGAGTGAAGATGATAAGTTAGTTGTTCATCGGGCACGTCGTATCCGCTTGTTCTTAAGTCAAAACTTCCACGTTGCCGAACAGTTCACTGGACAGCCAGGAACGTATGTGCCAGTAGAACAAACAGTAAAAGGATTTAAAGAGATCTTAGAAGGTAAATACGATGACCTACCAGAAGATGCCTTCCGTTTAGTTGGTAGCATTGAGGATGTCATTAAAAAAGCCGAATCGATGAAGTAGGGTGATTCGATGAAAATTAGTGTAGTCACACCACATGGTGAATTGTATAACGAAGACATTGAGTACGTTGTTGTTTCATCGAAAATGAATGGTGAGTTTGCAATCATGAAAGACCATATTCCAATTATTAGTAGTGTTGATATTGGCTATGTTAAAATGGTTCGTGATGGCAAAGAACTGTTTACCGTTATCATAAATGGTGTCGTGGAACACAACAACAATATTATTAATGTTATTGCACAAGAAGCTCATGTAGGGTTATCGAAAGATAGTGCCTTAGATCATTTAAATACGGTTCGTGAAGAACGAATTCGGGAAAACAAGCGACGCAATGTCGACTTTGCCAAAGCCGAACGCGAACTAAAGAAAAACGTAAAAGAGGCGAAAGCCGGACATATGTAAAAATCAAAGCCAGGAAACTGGCTTTTTGTTTTTTTATTACGATGATACTGTTTGACAACATGTAGCGGATAAGATATGATACACTTAATATATATACGTTGTTGAAGGAGGGTTTATGATGATTGGAAATAAAGTCTGTTTTTTTCAAACCATCGATTCAACCAACACATTCATGAAACAACACATCAGTGATTACAAACATGGAGATATGCTGTGTGCTCGCATCCAAACGGCGGGTCGTGGTCGACGTGATCGAACGTGGGTTAGTACGGATGGAAACTTACACACGTCATTCTTACTAGACACAACCATTCAAGAATATCAGCCGTTTGAAGTGGTGATGCGTTCGAGTATTGCCGTGGTTCAGATGCTACAGCAATTTGATGTTGATGCGATGATAAAATATCCCAATGATATCATCGTCAAGCGACATAAAATTGCCGGTATGTTAATCGAGAAAGTCGACAACTATATCATCGTTGGTCTAGGTGTTAATGTGTCCTTTGGCAATACGGATATGTACCAGTTTCACCCATCTAGCATTTTACTTGAGACCGGTCGGTTCGTTGATTATCGTGATGTTCTAAGTTCTTTTATTGATGCGTTCAATGCGCTTGCTTCATCTAGCCATGAAGACATTACCCAACGATATAAGGAATATTCCTATGTGATCGATAAATATGTCCATATTGATGGACAAGAAGTTCTAGTGAAGGACATTACATCCGCTGGTGAGTTGCTTGTTGAACGAGATGATAACACAATCATTACGTTGACGCCAAATGAAGTGAGTCTATCCAATCAGTATGAATAATCGAGTAAAAGAATTATTGCTGATTGCATTGTTTCCGTCAATGATGGGGGCAACCGCAGGAATCGCGATTCCACTGGGGAGTTTGCCGTCCATTACTCTACAAACGTTATTTGTCTACTTAGCAGGATTAATACTAAATCCGCGAGATGCAGGGATTAGTATGTTGGTGTACGTACTACTAGGAGCGATCGGTGTACCGATATTTAGTGGATTTACTGGAGGTATGGGAATATTGCTCAGTGTTCGAGGTGGATTCATTTTTGGTTTCATAATTGTTGCAATGTTTGTAAGTATTATGAAAAACGTAAAGATTCTAAATAAGACATATATTGACTTATTCCTTGTATTAGTCATTTCTAGCCTGCTGTTATATATGATTGGAGGCTCATATATTGCATTTGTTACAAAAGGAACTATTTGGCTTGTATTAGCCGGATTCTATGTATATTTAATCGGCGATTTTATCAAGATTTTCATCGCCATACATGCATATGTGCGCATACGTTCACACGTAACGTATGAGCGTCGATAAATATGAAAACCCATTCAATTGTTTGAACATCAAAATAAATTGACAACCATCATTATTTCTTATACAATATAACTAATTTTGTTATAGATTGGAGGAAATAATGATGGTTTTTGAAAAATTACAAGAAATTATCGTAAGTGAGTTAGGTGTAGACAAGGAAGATGTAACATTAGAAGCAGACTTGAATGACGATTTAGGAGCGGATTCATTAGATGCTGTAGAGTTGATTATGGCAATTGAAGATGAATTTGATTTAAGCGTATCCGATGAAGTTGCTCAAGGATTAAAAAACGTACAACAAATAGTTGATTATATCGAAAGTCAAAAGTAAAGGTTAAAATCTTTACTCTTTTGTTTTTAGGAGGGTTAACCTATGGATCTACGACAGATCAAGAACATTATCAAAGAGTTCGAAGATTCCAAGATTGATAAGTTAGAGATATCCGATAAGGATTTCAGTATAAAATTAGAAAAGAACAAAACGCAAACTATATTTTCTAGTTCTCCTTCCGTTTCTGACAATGGCGTAGCTACTCCGCCGGTAGCTACCCCGTCAGAACAGGTACAACCGGAAGTTGAGGAAAACACCAATGTCTTAGTGAAAGCACCGCTTGTAGGAACATTCTATCAAGCACCTTCACCAGACGCAAGTCCGTTTGTTCGTGTGAATCAAAAAGTGAATAAGGGAGATACACTATTTATCGTTGAAGCAATGAAAGTGATGAATGAGATTGCAGCACCTGTTTCAGGAACTGTCGTAAAAATAAACGTAAGTGATGCGACCATGGTAGAGTTCGGTCAAGTCGTGATGGAAATTCAGGAATAATGTTTCAAAAAATCCTGATTGCCAACCGTGGTGAAATCGCGGTTCGAATCATTCGTGCTTGTAAACAGATGGGTATCGAAACCGTAGCGATCTACTCTCAAGCAGATCGCTATAGTTTACATGTCCAACTAGCTGATGAAAGTGTATGTGTCGGCGGAAATAAAAGTAGTGAATCCTACCTAAACATGGAGAATATTGTAACGGCTGCCATTTCTACAGGAGCAGAAGCGATTCATCCAGGGTTTGGGTTTTTAAGTGAAAATGCCAAGTTTGCTGAGCTTTGTATCGAATGTGGAATTCGTTTCATCGGACCAAAAGCTTCAGCAATCCACAATATGGGTAATAAATCAAAAGCCCGGCAAATGATGATGGATGCAGGGGTACCCGTTGTTCCGGGAAGTGATGGTGCGGTAGCCAGTTTGGCTGAAGCACGACAACTTGCGGATGAAATTGGTTATCCGGTATTGATTAAAGCCAGTGCGGGTGGTGGCGGACGCGGTATGCGTGTTGCGTACACCAAGGAAGAATTTGATAATAGCTTTGAAACCGCGAAATCAGAAGCGAAAATTGCCTTTGGCGATGATACGATGTATATGGAGAAATTCATTCTAAACCCACGTCATATCGAGTTTCAAATTATTGCCGATAAATATGGCAATGTGTGTCATTTGGGTGAACGGGATTGTTCGATTCAACGACGAAATCAAAAAGTCATTGAAGAAGCACCATCCTTGATCTCGGATGAACTTCGAAACAAGATGGCTGAGGCAGCGATTAATGCTGCTCGAGAAGTCGGTTATGAGAATGCTGGAACCATCGAGTTTTTGGTAAGTGGAGATGAGTTCTATTTTATTGAAATGAATACGCGAATCCAAGTGGAACACCCGGTAACCGAGATGGTAACTGGAGTTGATATTATCCAAGAGCAAATTCGGATTGCAAGTGGTGAAGCATTATCGTTTACGCAAGAGGATGTAGAACTCAAAGGTCATGCGATTGAAGTTCGACTCAATGCTGAAAATCCACGAGAAAATTTCCGACCTAGTCCTGGGACAATATCACTTGTCCATGTACCAAGTGGCCATGGGGTTCGGTTTGACAGTTTTATCTATTCGGGATATCAAATTCCACCCTATTATGATTCGATGATGGGGAAATTGATTGTACATGGAAAAACCAGACTGGATGCAATTATGAAAATGAGAGCATCCTTAGATGAAGTCATCATTGATGGTGTGGATAATAACCGTGCTTTTTGCATGCAAATACTCCAAGAGGATTGCTTTGTCAAAGGAGAAACGGACACAGGATTTATTGCTGCTCATTTGGAGCAATTGTTAGGATATGATGACCATGAATAATTTAATAAAAGCATTTGAAAAGCGAAAACAAGAACGACGTAGTACAAAACCATTTCATCATACCAACTATAATAGCACGTTGGATGTTCCTAAGGGATTATATGAAAAATGTAGTAAGTGTAAAGAACCTGTTAATACAAAACATATGGCAGAAGAACAATTTATATGTTCCCATTGTGGTGAGCATTTCCGGATGCGTGCCGTGGACCGCATCAAGATGACGGTTGATCCGGGGACGTTTATTGAAAAGGGTCTCGGATACATTTCATTAAATCCGTTATTCCAAGAGGGATATGATGAAAAAATCAAACAGTATCAAGCGAAAACCGATCTCGATGAAGCGTATATGTATGGGTACTGTAAAATCAATGGACAACCCTGCGTGATTGGTGTTATGGACAGTTTCTTCCTTATGGGAAGCATGGGTAGTGTTGTTGGTGAAAAGGTCACACGTAGTTTTGAATATGCAATCTATAAAAAACTACCGATTATCATCTTTACCGCTTCCGGTGGTGCTCGGATGCAAGAAGGAATCTTTAGTCTTATGCAAATGGCAAAAACAAGTGCTGCGGTATTAAAACACAGTGATCATGGCTATTTGTATATCAGTGTGTTAACTCATCCAACAACAGGTGGTGTTACCGCTAGTTTTGCATCATTAGGTGATATCACACTCGCGGAACCCGGCGCATTGATTGGATTTGCCGGACCACGAGTCATTGAACAAACAATCAAGCAAACCTTACCAGAAGGTTTCCAACGAAGTGAATTCTTACAGGAAAAAGGGTTTGTAGATAAAGTTGTTCACCGTAAAGACATGCGCAATACCCTTGCGCAATTACTGAAGATGCATCGGAGGTATTAACGATGAATATCTTAGAAAAAGAGCGTAAATTACGCGAATTAGAAACGAAAATTGAAGAGATGAATGATCCATCCTTGATACGCAATATAAAAGAAGAAATGGAAAAATATAAACGTCAGGCGATGACGGATTTAACCGCATGGGACCGTGTACTATTAGCTCGACACCAGCAACGGCCAACATCACTCGACTTCATCCATTTTATCTTTGACGAATTTATTGAACTTCACGGTGATTACAACTATCGTGACGATGAAAGTATTGTTGCGGGAATTGCGATGTTGAATAATACCCCAGTCACGGTTATCGCTCAACAAAAAGGTAAAAATTTAGACGAGAACCTTAAACGAA
This genomic window contains:
- the atpD gene encoding F0F1 ATP synthase subunit beta, whose protein sequence is MNKGKIVQVMGPVVDVQFDDKLPEINHALTIHVDPKDNNGVGIHLTLEVSLHLGNNVVRTIAMDGTDGVVRGMDVVDTNAPITVPVGTKTLGRIFNVLGEEIDGKEALGKDVPRNPIHRPAPKLEDISSEVEILETGIKVVDLLAPYIKGGKIGLFGGAGVGKTVLIQELINNIAQEHGGISVFAGVGERTREGNDLYHEMTESGVIEKTAMVFGQMNEPPGARMRVGLTGLTLAEHFRDEEHQDVLFFIDNIFRFTQAGSEVSAMLGRMPSAVGYQPTLATEMGKLQERITTTKEGSITSIQAVYVPADDYTDPAPATTFTHLDATTNLSRKISEEGIYPAVDPLASTSRALAPEIVGEEHYEVAREVQRTIQRYNELLDIIAILGMDELSEDDKLVVHRARRIRLFLSQNFHVAEQFTGQPGTYVPVEQTVKGFKEILEGKYDDLPEDAFRLVGSIEDVIKKAESMK
- the acpP gene encoding acyl carrier protein, with the translated sequence MVFEKLQEIIVSELGVDKEDVTLEADLNDDLGADSLDAVELIMAIEDEFDLSVSDEVAQGLKNVQQIVDYIESQK
- the accD gene encoding acetyl-CoA carboxylase, carboxyltransferase subunit beta, with product MNNLIKAFEKRKQERRSTKPFHHTNYNSTLDVPKGLYEKCSKCKEPVNTKHMAEEQFICSHCGEHFRMRAVDRIKMTVDPGTFIEKGLGYISLNPLFQEGYDEKIKQYQAKTDLDEAYMYGYCKINGQPCVIGVMDSFFLMGSMGSVVGEKVTRSFEYAIYKKLPIIIFTASGGARMQEGIFSLMQMAKTSAAVLKHSDHGYLYISVLTHPTTGGVTASFASLGDITLAEPGALIGFAGPRVIEQTIKQTLPEGFQRSEFLQEKGFVDKVVHRKDMRNTLAQLLKMHRRY
- the atpC gene encoding ATP synthase F1 subunit epsilon is translated as MKISVVTPHGELYNEDIEYVVVSSKMNGEFAIMKDHIPIISSVDIGYVKMVRDGKELFTVIINGVVEHNNNIINVIAQEAHVGLSKDSALDHLNTVREERIRENKRRNVDFAKAERELKKNVKEAKAGHM
- the accC gene encoding acetyl-CoA carboxylase biotin carboxylase subunit, which translates into the protein MFQKILIANRGEIAVRIIRACKQMGIETVAIYSQADRYSLHVQLADESVCVGGNKSSESYLNMENIVTAAISTGAEAIHPGFGFLSENAKFAELCIECGIRFIGPKASAIHNMGNKSKARQMMMDAGVPVVPGSDGAVASLAEARQLADEIGYPVLIKASAGGGGRGMRVAYTKEEFDNSFETAKSEAKIAFGDDTMYMEKFILNPRHIEFQIIADKYGNVCHLGERDCSIQRRNQKVIEEAPSLISDELRNKMAEAAINAAREVGYENAGTIEFLVSGDEFYFIEMNTRIQVEHPVTEMVTGVDIIQEQIRIASGEALSFTQEDVELKGHAIEVRLNAENPRENFRPSPGTISLVHVPSGHGVRFDSFIYSGYQIPPYYDSMMGKLIVHGKTRLDAIMKMRASLDEVIIDGVDNNRAFCMQILQEDCFVKGETDTGFIAAHLEQLLGYDDHE
- a CDS encoding biotin--[acetyl-CoA-carboxylase] ligase; amino-acid sequence: MMIGNKVCFFQTIDSTNTFMKQHISDYKHGDMLCARIQTAGRGRRDRTWVSTDGNLHTSFLLDTTIQEYQPFEVVMRSSIAVVQMLQQFDVDAMIKYPNDIIVKRHKIAGMLIEKVDNYIIVGLGVNVSFGNTDMYQFHPSSILLETGRFVDYRDVLSSFIDAFNALASSSHEDITQRYKEYSYVIDKYVHIDGQEVLVKDITSAGELLVERDDNTIITLTPNEVSLSNQYE
- the accB gene encoding acetyl-CoA carboxylase biotin carboxyl carrier protein, whose product is MDLRQIKNIIKEFEDSKIDKLEISDKDFSIKLEKNKTQTIFSSSPSVSDNGVATPPVATPSEQVQPEVEENTNVLVKAPLVGTFYQAPSPDASPFVRVNQKVNKGDTLFIVEAMKVMNEIAAPVSGTVVKINVSDATMVEFGQVVMEIQE
- a CDS encoding biotin transporter BioY codes for the protein MNNRVKELLLIALFPSMMGATAGIAIPLGSLPSITLQTLFVYLAGLILNPRDAGISMLVYVLLGAIGVPIFSGFTGGMGILLSVRGGFIFGFIIVAMFVSIMKNVKILNKTYIDLFLVLVISSLLLYMIGGSYIAFVTKGTIWLVLAGFYVYLIGDFIKIFIAIHAYVRIRSHVTYERR